GGAAGCTCCTTCACCTTTCTGACTCCAGGGACACCTTGGGACTTCAGTCTGGTGAGTACAAGCTTAACACCAGGCCCCCTTAAAGCCAGTTTGGGGGTTCTTCAACCCCATAATTGTAGTGACGACAGATAAACAAGAACTCGTCTCGTTGAAACGCGAATATTGTCGCCGCAGAAGCGGAAACGCAAGGAAAAGGAAGACGACACGGTCAGCCTGTCCGGTTTTGACCTGAAGGTGAGAGTCCTTGTCAATTTTGCACCTCGGCTCAACTCGGACTCTCCGACGTCTCTCTTACGAGCGTGCACTTTGTGGCCTCTGTCAGGAGCCGACAAACAAGAGAGGACGGCCGCTGGCCAGAGTGTCGTCTCTGGTCAACTTCATGTCTCCTTCCAAGAACGGAGCCGTGCGGCGCTTCGGCCAGAGCCTCCAGGTGACGCCGGGTGGACGATAATCCCTCGGGCCTCCGTCCCACAATCGGCCACTTGTCAAACTCAATGCTCAAGTTGCGTTCCCAGTCCATGTCGCTGCGAGGGGACGTCAAGTCGCCGGCGCTCCGCGgcaaggtggcggcggcggcggctgtggCTCCCACGCCCAGCAAGCGCAGGAACAGCACGCTGTGGTCGGAGACGCTGGACGTTCACCAGAAAAGCTCCTTCTCCCCTAAGGAGATCAAGAGGCAGGAGGTTTGACATCCGGCAGCCTTTTTGGAGCAACTGGTGAGGAACCAGCACGTTCCAGGCCAGTAACCCGAGCGCTCTTTTTCCTTCCCCAGGCCATTTACGAGCTCTTCCGGGGCGAGCGGGATCTCATCGAGGATCTCCAGCTCGCACGAAAGGTTTGAGAGCTTTAAAAAACACCACGCGATCATTTGCGGCCTCGGCAATAACTCCGGCTGCTGGGCCTGGCCAGGCGTACCACGACCCCATGCTCAAGCTGGCCATCATGAcggaggaggagctggagcaCATCTTCGGCGATCTGGATGCCTACATCCCGCTGCACCAGGGTAGGTTGCACCAGCCCGCTCCTCTTCTCTTTTTGCCCTTCCGTGAATCCCTGCATCTTCTTGGCACGTTTGCTGCATTTTCTGCTTCAATTCCGTTGCACTTGATGTGGCGCCGTCTGCTCTGCCCGTCtcggccacctgggggcagccTAACACAGACACTCGGGAAGGATTTCACGGCTGGCAATTGTTGAACATTTGATATTTGCGTGTCAAATGGCCGATCAGCCAATTGACGGCAGGTCGCTTCACGTCAACATCCAATCGCGGGGTCTCGGCGACTTCACGCAGATGCAAAGCGAGTCGATTTGAGCGCCGCTACGTTTGGATTGATTTCTTGCAGATCTGTTGGCGAAGCTAACCCACGGAACCTGCCCCGACGGGACGGTGGCCCAGATTGGACAAATGGTGATCGACTGGGTGAGCGTGACGCAGAGCGAGGCGCTCGTCCGCCAGCACCGGCCTGGCCGGGCTGTCGCTTTTGGCGCCATCAAAGCGTGACGCAGGCGGTGGTCCctaacctccctccctccctccctccctccctcccggcaGCTTCCGGGCCTGAACGCCTACAGAAACTACTGCAGCAACCAGCTGGCAGCCAAGGCGCTCCTGGACCAGAAAAAGCAGGACCGGCGAGTGCAGGACTTCCTGCAGCGTTGCCTGGAGTCGCCCTTCAGCCGCAAGCTGGACCTGTGGAGCTTCCTGGACATCCCGCGCTCGCGCCTGGTCAAGTACCCACTGCTGCTGCGCGAGATCATGAGGCACACCCCCGCCGAGCACCCGGACGTCGCCAACCTGGAGAGGGCGGTAGGAGTGGCAGAAGCGCAAGCCGCCTCCGAAGCCGtccgttccttccttccttcacttTGAAACCAAGCGGACGCGTTGTGTTTGGGCCGCCCAGGTGTGCATCATCCAGGACATTCTGTCCGACATCAACGTGAGGAAAGGCGAGTCGGAGTGCCAGTACTACGTGGACAAGCTGGAGTATCTGGAGCCCAAGCAGCGGGACCCTTTGATCGACACCTGCCGCAGTCTCTTGTGCCACGGCGAGCTGAGGAACAAGAGCGGATTGGTGAGTGCGTGGCGTCCGTTCCCACTAGAAGAGCGAGCTGGTCTGCTTCCTGGCTCCATTTCAAATGCAAACCCCATGCTTCTCTCAGAGGCTGCACGTGTTCCTGTTCTCCGAGCTGCTGGTCCTGACCCGGCCGGTCACGCGCAACGAGCGCAGCCTCTTCCAGGTGTACAGGCAGCCCATCCCCGTGCGAGACCTGGCGCTGGAAGACCTGCAGGACGGCGAGGTCCGCATGGGGGGCTCCTTCAGGGGGGCCTTTGCCAGCGCCGACAAAggtgcctcactcactcactcactcactcactcactcactcactcactcactcactcactcactcactcatttttTCCGACTTTGCAATTTGCATCACTGAAAGTAGCACATGTTCATTTCTTTTGTATTTcctcctttccttttttttcccctttctctccctccctccctccagcaAAGAACGTTTTCCGCGTGAGCTCTTCGGACCCGTCCCACGGCCAGTCGCACACCCTGCAGGTCAACGACGTCTACCACAAGCAGCAGTGGCTCAACTGCCTGCGCGACGCCATGGCAGAGCGCCACGGCACGGCACAGCGccacgcagcggcacggcgcgACGACGGCGCCCCGGCCGCCCCcggcggcgcgcgggccaagCGACGCTCGTCGGTCGTCTGCGACGAGAACTGTCCGGTGGCGGGGCCTCAGCTCAGGCCGCAAAGGTCGCGGCGCTCCATCAACAGGAAGGAGACGGGAGTGTAGAGGTGAACGGCTTCACCGCTTATCCCGTCCGTCCGTGTTTTGTTTCAAATCCTTGTagcagacacaaaaaaaaagaaaaaaaaaatccgtccaTGTTTGTCATGTGCTGTATGTTGACTCGGTTTTTTTCTTTGGTGGCGTGCCCCGGCGGCACACAGTGGCACAATTTGTTTGAAAGACTTTTTTCCTGTTAAATGGGTGGGTGCCGTAAAAAGCAACCATTTTCCCACCAAAGAAGTGAAATTGGATCATTGAATTTGGCCTTTCCTATGTGTGTCAGTCCCGCTTAACATTTCTTGTTTACGTCGTTGCAACTGACCCAACAGTTTTTATTTGACCAGCGAGCCTTGAAATGGAACGGTGTCAGAGGGAAAATAAACACCTGCCGGCCGCCGCTTTGTCTTTGAGATGAGTGTGATTGCTTGTCTTTGCtgaacaaataacaaaaagaagcccatctttcctccctccatttTGGCCCAGCGCAAAACTCCAACAAAGAGTGAGCACTCTCCTTTACTAATACACAATTCACAAAGGGAGAACCATCTGTGTGATTTACAAATGTATAGACACACCGCCACTCCGCTGCAGGTTTGCAGCATTTTTTATCTATCCATATAAACAGTTTGTAACTGTTGTTTGGGCTCCAGTGTGTTTTGGGTGTCATTCCACCGttgaccactagatggtggCACGCCATGATGTTTGATGCTGTTCATTTGCAAGAAGAAGAGTGAAAACAGGACTCATTCCAAGCCCAGCCTTGTTTGAACTAAAAGTTTTGTCAACAGACGTAGTAGgagggttctttttttttttttcctgtgtacCTTTGGGAAGGATGACTGTTCTATCTTgtcagatgaaaagaaaaaagggattTGTTTCCTGTTAGCAGAACaagattgttgtttttttggattTCAATGATCGCAGGGGCGTAAGCGTCACGCTCGAGAAGTCGGGCGGCGCATCTGGCTTCGGTGGCCAGTCCATCCAAAAAAAGATGCCAACGTGCCTGCctgcgtgagtgagtgagtgagtgagtgagtgagtgagtgagtgagtgagtgagtgagtgagtgagtgagtgagtgagtgagtgagtgagtgagtgaggcttcCAAAACGCTGGTCAGACTTGGAGGACGGGAGCCGGGGCGTACGACAGAAAGGCGAGCGTGCGTTTGGGCAAATCCAGCTGGGAGAAAACGTGGAGCGCCTTCACGCCCAGGATCCTCCTCAGGGCCAAGCGCGCCAGCTGCTGAAGGCTCAGCGGCGTGTCTGCGCCACAAAACACACAAGGTAGGCCAATGCTGATGGTTAGCACTTGCGATTAGCCTTCATTCCACACGGTGACTCCACTTTTTTGCGAGTACGACAAAACATCCCCGTTGTTTGTGGCAGCCGAGCGTcggcgcgcgcgtgcgtgcgtacccTGGTAGAAGCGAAAGCAGAGATGCGCCGGCGATCCGAGCGGCGCGTAGTGGACGGCCTTCTTGTCTGCGTTGTCTCGGGCGTGCAGGTCGGCGCCAAACTCCACCAGCAGCTCGATCAGCTCCACGTGGCGCGCCTTGGCGGCGGCGTGGAGCGCCGTCTCGTGGAGCTTGGCTGCATTTACATTGGCGCCTGTGAAAGAAAATGTCAGCTGCGCTGGAACACTGGAAGGCCTGATCAAATTGGGAGGCCGGGCCCGGGCAGGCCGGGGCCGGGCAGGCCGGGGCCGGGCAGGGCAAGGCAGGCCGGTTGCAGGCCGGGGCTGAGAAATGACTGGACAAAACTCAAAGCATACAACAGGTGccaaaaacatgacaaaaagaTCTGAAACACTGCCAAGCCCGGCTGGGCATTTTTTGCACTGACCGGCATTGAGGAGCACTTTAGCGCAGAGGTAGTGTTTGCTGGCGCAGGCCACGTGCAGCGGCGTCCCGTAGCGGCAGTCGTGCGCCTCCATGGAGGCGCCGTGCTGGATCAGCAGCTCCACGCAATCCAAATTGCCTGTCGACAAACATTCCAATTAGATTGCCGTTTTTGGAAACATGCCCTGTGATATATTGAGTGGACCTCGAGTCAGGTCGGTGCCTTCAAGAGGCGGGCGCCCGGGGCCTGCCTGCgaggctgcctgcgtggctgcctgcctgcgaggctgcctgcctgcgtggctgcctgcctgcgtggctgcccgcctgcctgACCTCCATTGCCCACGCATCATGGCGCACGTGCTGATTTTGCTGATGTGAGCTACCTCGCAGACACGCCTCGTGCAGCTGCGAGAAGGTGAAGAACGGCGGGTTGACGGCAGCGCCGTGCTCCAGCAGCAGCTTGACGCACTCCGGGCTGCCGGCGGCGCAGGCGTCGCACAGCGGCGTGCTGCAGTCGATGTTGCGGGCGTCCACCTGTGGGCTCATCGGGGGGTAAAGGCCACCCTCGTCAGCGgagtttgactttgttttttccaaaagacttgttttcatttcattgaccATCACTTTGAGACCAACTCATTCATCTTACAATGGACAGGCAATACCATCCATCCGGTCACGGCTTCAGATCTCTCTCTatttttattcccccccccctgtaTTTGAGCATCCTGGTTGCAAAGTTCTGACCTGCGCCCCGGCAGCCAGCAGCAGCGCGACGCAGCGGGCGTGTCCCCGGACGCAGGCCTCGTGCAAGGGCGTGACGGAGTCGACGGCCGGTGCGTCGACGGCCGCCCCGTCCCGGATCAGCTGCTGCAGCCGCGCCGCCCTGCCTTGCGCCGCCGCCTCGTGCACAGCCGACCGCTCCGTCCAGAAGCCCAGACCGTGAGCTGCACGGACAAGCAGGCAGTTAGGCAGTCagtcaggcaggcagccacgcaggcaggcagccacgcaggcagccacgcaggcaggcagccacgcagccacgcaggcaggcaggcaggcagccaggcaggcaggcaggcagagagAAGTGGAAAGTGTTGAGCGAATCCTATCAACACGTGACGACGTGCTGACACATTCGGAATCGATTGGAATGgcatgatttgtttgtattcTTTTCGGGTGAGAATGGGGGAGCCAACTTTGACAgctcattcattttaaaatcaacatttcttCTTTTGACTTTAGCATCATTTACAATTGGATTGGATTTGTATAGTTCCATTTTATTCACAAAACAAGTGATGAATTGTGGCAAGGCgcagttctttctttctttctttctttctttctttctttctttctttctttctttctttctttctttctttctttctttctttctttctttctttctttctttctttctttctttctttctttctttctgtttggAATGGCAACTCGCAGAGTGCTAAGCTGCTTACCGATGTCTCCGTACAAGGACGGCCTGTTGCGCGTTATCTCCATGCCGTCATTTGCCTCGCTCGACCGTGCACCGTCGAACATTCAACGGAGGCTGCAAGTCATTGCGACCCGAAAAAGCCGTCGACAggcccgccggccggccggccacatCGGGTGAGCGAGCGCCGGCGGCGGCAACGCGCGGGACGTAGCTGCAAAAAGTAAAGCCGCGCTCGCcctcccgtccgtccgtccgtgcgtCCGTCCGCTCGCCCGCCCGTCGTTCAAACGAGATCAGGCAAAAGCAAAGAAGTCTGGGAAGTGTAGTCATCGCATACAACGTGAGCACAAATACGGAGGCTATTTGTCGCTTCTCGCTCGTATCtttgccacttttttgtccgATTTCGCAGATTGGTAATTGAAAGGATACATGTATACATTGTATTTTCGGTCAGATTTATTTCAGGTTTttgagagacttttttttttttttttacaatttcttCAGGTCAGATTTGGATCAAGCTTTGTcagctttgggccagtttgctCTGTTCTTGTCCCAATACTTTGTGATTGTTTGGCCAGTATATTTCGTTCGGGCTGTCCAAACGTTTTTGCTTGAGGGCCACATTGAGAaaagcggacggacggacggacggacggatgcaaGGGCCACTTCCAAATTCTTTGGCTTTCATTTACAATACGCAAAATACATGACAAAACCA
The window above is part of the Syngnathus typhle isolate RoL2023-S1 ecotype Sweden linkage group LG7, RoL_Styp_1.0, whole genome shotgun sequence genome. Proteins encoded here:
- the LOC133157516 gene encoding neuroepithelial cell-transforming gene 1 protein-like is translated as MEEGEEVKAPLGKKTKLRRTSSRLSTASVCSLAEPSPRMLRRNNSNKAPLQRGSSFTFLTPGTPWDFSLKRKRKEKEDDTVSLSGFDLKEPTNKRGRPLARVSSLVNFMSPSKNGAVRRFGQSLQSMSLRGDVKSPALRGKVAAAAAVAPTPSKRRNSTLWSETLDVHQKSSFSPKEIKRQEAIYELFRGERDLIEDLQLARKAYHDPMLKLAIMTEEELEHIFGDLDAYIPLHQDLLAKLTHGTCPDGTVAQIGQMVIDWLPGLNAYRNYCSNQLAAKALLDQKKQDRRVQDFLQRCLESPFSRKLDLWSFLDIPRSRLVKYPLLLREIMRHTPAEHPDVANLERAVCIIQDILSDINVRKGESECQYYVDKLEYLEPKQRDPLIDTCRSLLCHGELRNKSGLRLHVFLFSELLVLTRPVTRNERSLFQVYRQPIPVRDLALEDLQDGEVRMGGSFRGAFASADKAKNVFRVSSSDPSHGQSHTLQVNDVYHKQQWLNCLRDAMAERHGTAQRHAAARRDDGAPAAPGGARAKRRSSVVCDENCPVAGPQLRPQRSRRSINRKETGV
- the asb13b gene encoding ankyrin repeat and SOCS box protein 13: MFDGARSSEANDGMEITRNRPSLYGDIAHGLGFWTERSAVHEAAAQGRAARLQQLIRDGAAVDAPAVDSVTPLHEACVRGHARCVALLLAAGAQVDARNIDCSTPLCDACAAGSPECVKLLLEHGAAVNPPFFTFSQLHEACLRGNLDCVELLIQHGASMEAHDCRYGTPLHVACASKHYLCAKVLLNAGANVNAAKLHETALHAAAKARHVELIELLVEFGADLHARDNADKKAVHYAPLGSPAHLCFRFYQDTPLSLQQLARLALRRILGVKALHVFSQLDLPKRTLAFLSYAPAPVLQV